The Spirochaetota bacterium genome includes the window CTGCGACTGAAAACCTGCTTCATACCATTGCCGTGTATAGGCAACATCAGTGGAAAGCTGTGGCCACAACATTCCCCAGCTTTCACGTACTTTATAGCGGTTTTCCTCCACTTTTAAAAGAGCAGCCTTATAGGTATTATTATTTTGTATGGCAGTAGTAATTGCCTGTTGCAGTGTAAGCGGTTGAGCGTTTACCTGCGATACACTGAAAATAATAACCACTGTCATGAATGAAAGAACACCACTTTTTTGAAACAAATATTTATAAATCTTTTGACAATGCATATCGTTCTCCCTGAGCACTTTTAAGCTTATCAATAATTGTATGTAATTTGTGTTGTAATTCATTACTTATGTGAGGCAAAGCAAATACCTTCCCCTTTGGGGTCAGAGCCTTAAAGGTGGCTGTTAGTGTATATTCAAACAATCTTCTTCCATCATCACCACCATAAAAACGGCC containing:
- a CDS encoding TolC family protein — translated: MHCQKIYKYLFQKSGVLSFMTVVIIFSVSQVNAQPLTLQQAITTAIQNNNTYKAALLKVEENRYKVRESWGMLWPQLSTDVAYTRQWYEAGFQSQ